One segment of Haloplanus natans DSM 17983 DNA contains the following:
- a CDS encoding archaeosine biosynthesis radical SAM protein RaSEA, with protein sequence MSEPSPDVYERGKGMDAHNQVMREIRSRKEKRYDPHEPTRVWIDEDRTPDGVYQSLTIILNTGGCRWARAGGCTMCGYVAESVEGGSVTHDALMDQIDACLAHEAENAADESDLIKIYTSGSFLDEREVGAETRRAIADTFADRERIVVESLPDFVDRGKLVDFTDRGLATDVAIGLETATDRVRHDCVNKYFDFEDFVVATDEAAAAGAGVKAYLLMKPPFLSEAEAVEDMVASIRRCAEYCHTVSMNPCNVQRYTMVDDLYFQGGYRPPWLWSVAKVLERTADADAIVVSDPVGGGSDRGPHNCGECDEQVERAIKDFSLRGDPAVFEQVSCDCEATWETVVGEETGYAMPLAR encoded by the coding sequence ATGAGCGAGCCGAGCCCCGACGTGTACGAACGGGGAAAGGGCATGGACGCCCACAATCAGGTGATGCGGGAGATTCGGTCCCGCAAGGAGAAACGCTACGACCCACACGAGCCGACGCGGGTGTGGATCGACGAGGATCGGACGCCCGACGGTGTTTACCAGTCGCTGACGATCATCCTCAACACCGGTGGCTGTCGCTGGGCGCGGGCCGGCGGCTGTACCATGTGTGGCTACGTCGCCGAATCCGTCGAGGGTGGGTCGGTCACCCACGACGCCCTGATGGATCAGATCGACGCCTGTCTCGCCCACGAGGCGGAGAACGCCGCCGACGAATCCGACTTGATCAAAATCTACACCTCGGGCTCCTTCCTCGACGAACGCGAAGTCGGCGCCGAGACGCGCCGGGCCATCGCCGACACCTTCGCCGACCGCGAGCGAATCGTCGTCGAATCACTCCCCGACTTCGTCGACCGCGGGAAACTCGTGGACTTCACGGATCGGGGCCTCGCGACCGACGTGGCGATCGGTCTCGAAACCGCCACCGATCGCGTCCGTCACGACTGTGTGAACAAGTACTTCGATTTCGAGGACTTCGTCGTGGCGACCGACGAGGCGGCGGCCGCCGGCGCGGGCGTGAAGGCCTACCTCCTCATGAAGCCGCCCTTCCTCTCGGAGGCGGAGGCCGTCGAGGACATGGTCGCTTCGATCCGACGCTGTGCGGAGTACTGTCACACCGTCTCGATGAACCCCTGTAACGTCCAGCGGTACACGATGGTCGACGACCTCTACTTCCAGGGGGGCTATCGGCCGCCGTGGCTCTGGTCGGTCGCCAAGGTGCTCGAACGCACCGCGGACGCCGACGCCATCGTCGTCTCCGACCCCGTCGGCGGCGGGAGCGACCGCGGTCCCCACAACTGCGGCGAGTGTGACGAGCAGGTCGAACGCGCGATCAAGGACTTCAGCCTCCGCGGCGACCCCGCCGTGTTCGAGCAGGTGTCCTGTGACTGCGAGGCGACGTGGGAGACGGTCGTCGGCGAGGAGACGGGGTACGCGATGCCGCTGGCGCGGTAG